From one Rhizobium sp. CIAT894 genomic stretch:
- a CDS encoding flagellin — translation MTSILTNVAAMAALQTLRGINDGLEATQNRVSSGYRVEKASDNAAYWSIATTMRSDNKALSAVSDALGLGAAKVDTAYSAMSSAIDVISEIKAKIVAATEKGVDKTKVQEEIGQLQQQLLSIAQSASFSGENWVAGADGTKSVVSTFVRDGNGNVSVKTTDYILDTSSSGNVLFGMTSTGTIDTTSGIIGTSYGTIGSIYSMDISTFGSVEISMALTSIEAGLNAMTKAASQLGSISTRIDLQENFVGALSDSIDSGVGRLVDANMEEESSKLTALQTQQQLAIQSLSIANSSAQNILTLFRS, via the coding sequence ATGACCAGCATTTTGACGAACGTCGCGGCGATGGCCGCTCTTCAGACTCTCCGCGGAATCAATGACGGCCTCGAGGCGACGCAGAACCGCGTATCGTCGGGTTATCGCGTCGAAAAAGCGTCCGACAACGCCGCCTACTGGTCGATCGCAACGACCATGCGTTCTGATAACAAGGCGCTTTCCGCCGTCTCCGACGCTCTCGGCCTCGGCGCCGCCAAGGTCGACACGGCTTACTCCGCAATGAGCAGCGCCATCGACGTCATCAGCGAAATCAAGGCGAAGATCGTCGCCGCGACCGAAAAGGGCGTCGACAAGACCAAGGTCCAGGAAGAAATCGGTCAGTTGCAGCAGCAGCTGCTCAGCATCGCCCAATCGGCTTCTTTCTCCGGTGAAAACTGGGTTGCCGGCGCTGACGGCACCAAGAGCGTGGTTTCCACCTTCGTGCGCGATGGCAACGGCAATGTGTCAGTCAAGACGACGGACTACATTCTGGACACGAGCTCTTCGGGCAACGTTCTCTTCGGCATGACCTCGACCGGCACGATCGACACGACCTCCGGCATTATCGGCACGTCATACGGCACGATCGGTTCGATCTATTCGATGGACATCAGCACCTTCGGCTCGGTTGAGATCTCCATGGCCCTGACGTCGATCGAGGCCGGCCTGAATGCGATGACCAAGGCTGCATCGCAGCTCGGCTCGATTTCCACCCGCATCGACCTGCAGGAAAACTTCGTGGGAGCGCTGAGCGATTCGATCGACTCGGGTGTCGGCCGCCTCGTCGATGCCAATATGGAAGAGGAATCGAGTAAGCTGACGGCATTGCAGACCCAGCAGCAACTGGCCATCCAGTCGCTGTCGATCGCCAACTCCAGCGCTCAAAACATCCTCACGCTGTTCCGCAGCTAA
- a CDS encoding flagellin: protein MTVKITSAAAVNALAVLRSINKEASQTQQQVSSGYRIETAADDASYWSVATVMRSDSTNLGTIGDALGLGAAKVDATYTSMNSAIDLIGQIRAKLVSAREPGADKDKINAEISEYKEQLQTVVESTSFAGENWLLNGDSAAPPTWSVISGFVRAPTGEYQAQSIDFPSSQTILIDKNDASGGLFTKAVDANAINNSGTTSRNYYLLNANSTTPATGTEVAIDKNTTDSQLADMLDVTDSLLSSLTTTAASIGVMKTRIDDQIDYTADLSDSIDKSVGALVDTDMDEASIRQKAIETQKQMAVEAISILNTASSKILILLE from the coding sequence ATGACCGTTAAGATTACCAGCGCGGCCGCGGTGAATGCGCTTGCGGTGCTGCGCAGCATCAACAAAGAAGCCAGCCAGACCCAGCAACAAGTTTCCTCGGGATATCGTATCGAGACGGCGGCCGACGATGCGTCCTACTGGTCGGTTGCGACCGTTATGCGCTCGGACAGCACCAATCTCGGCACGATCGGGGATGCGCTTGGTCTCGGCGCTGCCAAGGTCGATGCAACCTACACGTCGATGAATTCGGCGATCGATCTCATCGGCCAGATTCGCGCCAAGCTGGTTTCAGCAAGAGAGCCTGGTGCCGACAAGGACAAGATCAACGCTGAGATCAGCGAATACAAGGAACAGCTGCAGACCGTCGTCGAATCGACGTCGTTTGCCGGTGAAAACTGGCTGCTGAACGGCGATTCCGCCGCGCCGCCGACGTGGTCGGTCATCTCGGGCTTCGTGCGCGCGCCAACCGGCGAATATCAGGCCCAGAGCATCGATTTCCCGTCGTCACAGACCATTCTCATCGACAAGAACGATGCAAGCGGCGGTCTGTTCACCAAGGCGGTCGATGCCAACGCGATCAATAACAGCGGTACGACGTCGCGCAATTATTATCTGCTGAACGCCAACTCGACCACGCCGGCGACGGGTACGGAAGTCGCGATAGACAAGAACACGACAGACTCGCAACTCGCCGACATGCTCGATGTGACCGACTCGCTGCTCTCGTCGCTGACGACGACGGCCGCTTCGATCGGCGTGATGAAGACGCGCATCGACGATCAGATAGATTACACCGCCGATCTCTCCGATTCGATCGACAAGAGCGTCGGCGCCCTCGTCGATACCGACATGGACGAGGCTTCGATCCGGCAGAAGGCGATCGAAACCCAGAAGCAGATGGCGGTCGAGGCGATCTCGATCCTCAACACGGCTTCGAGCAAGATTCTGATCCTGCTGGAGTAA
- a CDS encoding flagellin — protein sequence MTSINTNTSAQAALQTLRNVNQGLQSTQAHVSSGYRVGKASDNAAYWSIATTMRSDNKALSAVSDALGVGAAKVDTAYTAMDSAIDVVGDIKAKLVAATENGVDKAKVQEEIGQLQQQLLSVAQSASFNGENWVAGANGTKSVVSSFVRDGSNAVSVTTTDYVLDNGSAGNVLFGMSGGSVETSTGILGTSTGATGSIYSMDITNFTAGQIQTALSNVESALKSMTSAGAALGSLSKRIDNQDNFVSALSASIDSGVGRLVDANMEEESSKLSALQTQQQLAIQSLSIANSSSQNILSLFR from the coding sequence ATGACAAGCATTAACACCAACACTTCCGCACAGGCCGCTCTCCAGACGCTGCGCAACGTCAACCAGGGTCTCCAGTCAACCCAGGCTCACGTTTCGTCCGGCTATCGTGTCGGCAAGGCATCTGACAACGCGGCTTATTGGTCGATCGCAACGACCATGCGCTCGGACAACAAGGCACTTTCTGCCGTTTCCGACGCTCTCGGCGTAGGCGCTGCCAAGGTCGACACCGCTTACACCGCCATGGACAGCGCCATCGACGTCGTCGGCGACATCAAGGCCAAGCTGGTTGCCGCCACTGAAAACGGCGTCGACAAGGCCAAGGTCCAGGAAGAAATCGGCCAGCTGCAGCAGCAGCTCCTGAGCGTCGCTCAGTCGGCTTCCTTCAACGGCGAAAACTGGGTCGCCGGCGCCAACGGCACCAAGAGCGTTGTTTCCTCCTTCGTCCGCGACGGCTCCAACGCCGTTTCGGTCACCACGACCGACTACGTTCTCGACAACGGCTCCGCGGGCAACGTCCTGTTCGGCATGAGCGGCGGCTCGGTCGAAACCTCCACGGGCATTCTCGGTACGTCGACTGGCGCGACCGGTTCGATCTACTCGATGGACATCACCAACTTCACCGCCGGCCAGATCCAGACGGCTCTGAGCAACGTCGAATCGGCTCTGAAGTCCATGACCAGCGCCGGTGCTGCTCTCGGCTCGCTCTCCAAGCGTATCGACAACCAGGACAACTTCGTCTCCGCGCTCAGCGCTTCGATCGACTCCGGTGTCGGCCGCCTCGTCGATGCCAACATGGAAGAAGAATCGTCCAAGCTCAGCGCCCTGCAGACCCAGCAGCAGCTGGCGATCCAGTCGCTGTCGATCGCGAACTCCTCTTCGCAGAACATCTTGTCGCTCTTCCGCTAA
- a CDS encoding lytic transglycosylase domain-containing protein, translating into MTRFLLAAAAALAAFTSEAKASTGACEREIQSAAAKYGIPVGILYSVGLTETGRKGSLYPYAMNVEGKAIFPPSEQDAMRQFDVARSSGAKLIDIGCMQINHYYHGENFASAEDMFDPHRNVEYAAKFLRNLHDRHETWTMAVARYHAGPNNDPAQKQYVCRVIANLVATGYGKWTPNASNFCQN; encoded by the coding sequence TTGACGAGGTTTCTGCTGGCCGCAGCAGCGGCACTGGCGGCGTTTACCTCTGAGGCCAAGGCCTCCACCGGCGCCTGCGAACGCGAAATCCAGTCGGCGGCTGCCAAATACGGCATCCCGGTCGGCATCCTCTATTCGGTCGGTCTGACGGAGACCGGCCGCAAGGGATCGCTCTATCCCTACGCCATGAACGTCGAAGGCAAGGCGATTTTTCCGCCCTCGGAACAGGACGCGATGAGGCAGTTCGACGTTGCCCGCAGCAGCGGCGCCAAGCTCATCGATATCGGCTGCATGCAGATCAACCACTATTATCACGGCGAAAATTTCGCCTCGGCCGAGGATATGTTCGACCCGCATCGCAACGTCGAGTATGCGGCAAAATTCCTCCGCAACCTGCATGACCGTCACGAAACATGGACGATGGCGGTAGCCAGATACCATGCAGGGCCTAACAATGACCCCGCGCAGAAGCAATATGTCTGCCGCGTCATCGCCAATCTGGTCGCCACCGGTTACGGCAAGTGGACTCCCAATGCGAGTAACTTTTGCCAAAATTGA
- a CDS encoding flagellin, producing the protein MTSINTNNAAMAALQTLRGVNQGLQTTQAHVSSGYRVGKAADNAAYWSIATTMRSDNKALSAVSDALGLGAAKVDTAYSAMDSAIDVVGDIKAKLVAATENGVDKAKVQEEISQLQQQLLSVAQSASFSGENWVAGANGTKNVVASFVRDGSNAVSVVMTDYVLDNSSAGNVLFGMSGGAVETSTGILGTSNGATGSVYAMDITNFTLGQIQSALTNVESALKSMTSAGAALGSVSKRIELQENFVSALSDSIDSGVGRLVDADMEEESSKLSALQTQQQLAVQSLSIANSSSQTILSLFRG; encoded by the coding sequence ATGACGAGCATCAACACCAATAACGCTGCAATGGCAGCCCTCCAGACTCTGCGTGGCGTCAACCAGGGTCTCCAGACGACCCAGGCTCACGTTTCGTCCGGCTATCGCGTCGGCAAGGCTGCCGACAACGCTGCTTACTGGTCGATCGCAACGACCATGCGTTCGGACAACAAGGCACTTTCCGCTGTTTCCGACGCTCTCGGCCTCGGCGCCGCCAAGGTCGACACCGCTTACTCCGCCATGGACAGCGCTATCGATGTCGTCGGCGACATCAAGGCCAAGCTGGTTGCCGCCACTGAAAACGGCGTCGACAAGGCCAAGGTCCAGGAAGAAATCAGCCAGCTGCAGCAGCAGCTCCTGAGCGTCGCTCAGTCGGCATCCTTCTCCGGTGAAAACTGGGTTGCCGGCGCTAACGGCACCAAGAACGTCGTTGCCTCCTTCGTCCGCGACGGCTCCAACGCCGTTTCGGTCGTGATGACCGACTATGTTCTCGACAACAGCTCCGCGGGCAACGTTCTGTTCGGCATGAGCGGCGGCGCGGTCGAAACCTCGACGGGTATCCTCGGTACTTCGAACGGTGCGACCGGTTCTGTCTACGCAATGGACATCACCAACTTCACCCTCGGCCAGATCCAGTCGGCTCTGACCAACGTCGAATCGGCTCTGAAGTCCATGACCAGCGCCGGCGCTGCTCTCGGCTCGGTCTCCAAGCGTATCGAACTGCAGGAAAATTTCGTCTCCGCGCTCAGCGACTCGATCGACTCCGGTGTCGGCCGTCTCGTCGACGCCGACATGGAAGAAGAATCGTCCAAGCTCAGCGCCCTGCAGACCCAGCAGCAGCTGGCCGTCCAGTCGCTGTCGATCGCGAACTCTTCTTCGCAGACCATCCTCTCGCTGTTCCGCGGCTAA
- a CDS encoding winged helix-turn-helix domain-containing protein has translation MIVVVDERELVKDGYTSLFGREGIPSTGFDPTEFGEWVQTAADSDIAAVEAFLIGQGQRNYELPRAIRDRSMAPVIAVSDQHSLENTLALFDCGVDDVVRKPVHPREILARAAAIRRRLKAIANYTEIGGIRVFSDGRDPEINGEVFALPRRERRILEYLIANRGRRVTKTQIFNAIYGIFDEEVEENVVESHISKLRKKLRKKLGVDPVDSKRFLGYCIDWG, from the coding sequence ATGATCGTCGTGGTTGATGAGCGTGAGCTCGTGAAAGATGGATATACATCTCTGTTCGGCCGTGAGGGCATTCCCTCCACCGGCTTTGATCCAACCGAATTCGGCGAGTGGGTGCAGACCGCTGCCGATTCCGATATTGCGGCAGTCGAGGCGTTCCTGATCGGTCAGGGCCAGCGCAACTACGAACTGCCCCGGGCGATCCGAGATCGTTCGATGGCGCCGGTGATTGCGGTCAGCGACCAGCATTCGCTCGAAAACACCCTTGCGCTGTTCGATTGCGGCGTCGACGATGTCGTGCGCAAACCGGTGCATCCCCGCGAAATCCTCGCAAGGGCGGCTGCGATCCGCCGCCGGCTGAAGGCGATCGCCAATTACACCGAGATTGGCGGCATCCGCGTCTTCTCGGATGGCCGTGACCCCGAGATCAACGGCGAAGTCTTCGCGCTTCCCCGGCGCGAGCGCCGCATCCTCGAATATTTGATCGCCAATCGCGGTCGCCGGGTCACCAAGACCCAGATCTTCAACGCTATTTACGGCATCTTCGATGAAGAGGTCGAGGAGAACGTCGTCGAAAGCCACATCTCGAAGCTGCGCAAGAAGCTGCGCAAGAAGCTCGGTGTCGATCCGGTCGATTCCAAGCGCTTCCTTGGCTACTGCATCGATTGGGGCTGA
- the motC gene encoding chemotaxis protein MotC, translating into MARRQHRYVGFVALGLAMLSPATGKAQDPDDLAPYKMLRSLQFVQDSVVGGDHSAGEMQRFMLGTIDQRLRTVETSVFEDDRNVDAALIYAMSGGNPQTLEYLIAHDVNGYFDNRVTDVLRKYLSGKGLLVAKTLEEMAREYRDKKIGPYLALIGGNVLIATKPTDALDLYDQARLAAPGTIVEEAALRRSVAICVDKGLLDKGMAYSQRYVRRFLHSPYASQFADLFVALVVGHDHDVKPQDVVDILSFMDAPRQREVYLRIARAAAISGKPDLAHMAVERVQSLGAGTDNAFGPLADFYGGMAGLPTEDIDRAAKNVSGIAGNALSPRDQALQAAAQSVAEQILRAPDPTSLTQASNPNTDHQEITSEKAAATVPQPGAPGALPEPVPGGVASTGQSQGADPSFNAFVTTNRSKLDEIDGLLAQEGNEQ; encoded by the coding sequence ATGGCGCGTCGGCAGCATCGCTATGTCGGATTTGTGGCCCTCGGCCTGGCGATGCTTTCGCCCGCCACAGGCAAGGCGCAGGATCCGGATGATCTTGCGCCGTACAAGATGCTGCGGTCGCTGCAGTTCGTGCAGGATTCCGTCGTCGGTGGCGATCATTCGGCCGGTGAGATGCAGCGCTTCATGCTGGGCACGATCGACCAGCGGCTGCGCACCGTCGAGACTTCGGTTTTCGAGGACGATCGCAATGTCGACGCAGCGCTGATCTACGCGATGAGCGGCGGCAATCCGCAGACGCTCGAATATCTGATCGCCCACGACGTCAACGGCTATTTCGACAACCGTGTCACCGATGTGCTCAGAAAATATCTGAGCGGCAAGGGGCTGCTCGTCGCCAAGACGCTGGAGGAGATGGCCAGGGAATATCGCGACAAGAAGATCGGTCCTTACCTTGCGCTGATCGGCGGCAACGTGCTGATCGCGACGAAACCGACCGACGCGCTGGATCTCTACGACCAGGCGCGGCTTGCGGCACCCGGTACGATCGTCGAGGAAGCGGCGTTGCGCCGCTCCGTCGCCATCTGCGTCGACAAGGGGCTGCTCGACAAGGGAATGGCCTATTCGCAGCGTTATGTCAGGCGCTTTCTGCATTCGCCCTATGCCAGCCAGTTCGCCGATCTTTTCGTCGCACTCGTCGTCGGCCACGATCACGACGTCAAACCGCAGGATGTCGTCGACATCCTCTCTTTCATGGATGCGCCGCGCCAGCGCGAGGTCTATCTGCGTATCGCCCGCGCGGCCGCGATATCAGGCAAGCCGGATCTGGCGCATATGGCGGTCGAGCGTGTGCAGTCGCTCGGCGCCGGCACGGACAATGCGTTCGGTCCGCTGGCGGATTTCTATGGCGGCATGGCCGGCCTTCCCACCGAGGATATCGACCGGGCGGCGAAGAATGTCAGCGGCATCGCCGGCAATGCGCTTTCGCCGCGCGATCAGGCGCTGCAGGCAGCGGCGCAATCGGTTGCCGAGCAGATCCTGCGCGCTCCCGATCCGACAAGCCTGACGCAAGCCTCGAATCCTAACACTGACCATCAAGAAATCACTTCTGAAAAGGCTGCGGCTACAGTTCCGCAACCGGGAGCGCCAGGCGCGCTTCCCGAGCCTGTTCCGGGAGGCGTGGCATCGACTGGCCAGAGCCAGGGTGCCGACCCCTCATTCAACGCATTTGTGACGACCAATCGGTCCAAGCTCGACGAGATCGACGGTCTTCTGGCGCAGGAAGGCAACGAACAATGA
- a CDS encoding MotB family protein yields the protein MSDGENHHHGKNEIIIVKRHGGGDHDGAHGGAWKIAYADFMTAMMAFFLVMWLVNAANEETKASVATYFNPIKLSDEKPTEKGLKKPVDNAEGEEKQEKSKQKEENPNDGKASADGDDQTSTSGDQTNYSEADFFENPYSVLAEIAQEVGQQANVSAKGDGGAADSGPATGADGGEAYRDPFDPDFWTKQVEVTTAGKSAPPGKSDQQAAESGTTEIAKVEDMKPIPLTTDQKAVAQETTETKETTETKGAAEAKDGKAPGDKKADDKKAGDKKTGDKKAGDKNADAQKDADHQKDADKSAAEAQEQKQAEQLQAEIAQQIGGVAGKLAEGLTVTASEGGLLVSISDQTDDSMFNIGSAVPRQEMVLAMQKIGAVLKERGGAVAIRGHTDGRQYKGAQNENWRLSMDRAQSAYYMLVRGGLDEKRISQVSGFADRRLKLPDDPFNATNRRIEILVQADRG from the coding sequence ATGAGCGACGGCGAAAACCATCACCACGGCAAGAACGAGATCATCATCGTCAAGAGACATGGCGGTGGCGATCACGATGGCGCCCATGGCGGCGCATGGAAAATCGCCTATGCCGACTTCATGACGGCGATGATGGCGTTCTTCCTGGTCATGTGGCTGGTCAATGCCGCCAACGAGGAGACCAAGGCCTCGGTCGCAACCTATTTCAATCCGATCAAGCTCTCCGACGAAAAGCCGACCGAGAAGGGACTGAAGAAGCCCGTCGACAACGCCGAGGGCGAGGAGAAGCAGGAGAAGTCGAAGCAGAAGGAAGAAAATCCGAACGACGGCAAGGCCTCGGCGGATGGTGACGACCAGACATCGACATCAGGCGACCAAACCAATTATTCCGAAGCCGATTTCTTTGAAAATCCTTATTCGGTTCTGGCCGAGATCGCCCAGGAAGTCGGGCAGCAGGCTAATGTCAGCGCCAAGGGTGATGGCGGTGCGGCCGATTCCGGCCCGGCCACCGGCGCCGATGGCGGCGAGGCCTATCGTGATCCCTTCGATCCGGATTTCTGGACGAAGCAGGTCGAGGTCACGACGGCCGGCAAGTCCGCGCCTCCGGGCAAGAGCGACCAGCAGGCGGCCGAGAGCGGAACAACCGAGATCGCCAAGGTAGAGGATATGAAGCCGATACCGCTGACCACGGATCAGAAGGCCGTCGCCCAGGAGACTACGGAAACCAAGGAAACAACGGAGACCAAGGGCGCGGCCGAGGCCAAGGACGGCAAGGCGCCGGGAGACAAGAAGGCTGACGACAAGAAGGCTGGAGATAAGAAGACCGGCGATAAGAAGGCTGGCGACAAGAACGCCGACGCGCAAAAGGATGCCGATCACCAGAAGGATGCCGACAAGAGCGCAGCCGAGGCCCAAGAGCAGAAGCAAGCAGAGCAGTTGCAGGCCGAGATCGCCCAGCAGATCGGCGGCGTCGCCGGCAAGCTTGCCGAAGGTCTGACCGTGACGGCATCCGAAGGCGGGCTGCTGGTCAGCATCTCCGACCAGACCGACGATTCGATGTTCAATATCGGTTCGGCCGTTCCACGCCAGGAAATGGTGCTCGCCATGCAGAAGATCGGCGCCGTCCTGAAGGAGAGGGGTGGCGCGGTCGCCATCCGCGGCCACACGGACGGGCGCCAGTATAAGGGTGCGCAGAACGAGAACTGGCGGCTTTCGATGGATCGCGCCCAAAGCGCCTACTACATGCTCGTGCGCGGCGGCCTAGACGAGAAGCGCATTTCCCAGGTCTCCGGCTTTGCCGACCGTCGGCTGAAACTGCCGGACGACCCGTTCAACGCGACCAACCGCCGGATCGAGATTCTGGTGCAGGCGGATCGAGGATAA
- a CDS encoding flagellar hook-length control protein FliK, with protein sequence MMDMSVSGGAGAETAAAAKSARPAGKDDASGQKNGFFDALAKASGGAVNDDANDGQPGQGVVADAAVAAEKVARTIRGRNGAKPLIDLSDAALKAQAQVQPESVPEIVNVEKAGAKSVKAAVKMPADLAFGKLDPKDRSADEIAQAAKGGKHIKADALETETDEDSADDDGGISDVLGLLKRDSADGAVALPAAGAHHASAGADEVKPAGKKVDGIDAKTGGHASDALAAVSGNLESAKADVPGAENAEAADGRTFRISRADGRGVSMDVHLGTDQAEAKDGARKSDVENVSVLESRRYIGLMQNSNSAAVTAALSGDSEWARAMEPSSALSNAAEWTSTGKVVNTLKIQMNPLDLGLVTATMRLSGDALNVDLKVETGAAYRQIKEDHGKILEALRSQGYAVDNVTISMAPVERSDAGNRAGSQGQASQQQSLPQQGQGGEARERHNQTAQRTGGGFNGAGETGIDEVSAGRSSGTGGVYL encoded by the coding sequence ATGATGGATATGAGCGTCTCGGGCGGAGCCGGTGCGGAGACGGCTGCGGCTGCGAAATCTGCGCGGCCGGCCGGAAAAGATGATGCCAGCGGCCAAAAGAACGGCTTCTTCGACGCGCTTGCCAAGGCAAGCGGCGGCGCCGTCAATGACGATGCGAACGATGGACAGCCGGGTCAGGGTGTGGTTGCCGATGCCGCTGTCGCCGCCGAGAAAGTCGCGCGGACGATCCGCGGCCGCAACGGCGCAAAGCCGTTGATCGATCTCAGCGACGCCGCGCTGAAGGCACAGGCGCAGGTGCAGCCTGAGAGCGTCCCCGAGATCGTCAATGTCGAAAAGGCCGGGGCAAAGTCCGTAAAGGCCGCGGTCAAAATGCCGGCCGATCTCGCCTTTGGCAAGCTCGACCCCAAAGACCGCTCGGCCGACGAGATCGCCCAGGCTGCCAAAGGCGGCAAGCACATCAAGGCCGACGCGCTGGAAACCGAAACGGACGAGGACAGCGCCGATGATGACGGCGGCATTTCCGACGTCCTCGGGCTGCTGAAGCGGGATTCTGCCGACGGTGCGGTTGCCTTGCCGGCGGCAGGCGCGCATCACGCCTCTGCCGGAGCCGATGAAGTCAAGCCCGCCGGCAAGAAGGTCGACGGTATCGACGCCAAGACAGGCGGTCATGCTTCCGACGCCCTGGCAGCCGTCAGCGGCAACCTCGAAAGCGCTAAGGCGGATGTTCCCGGCGCGGAAAATGCGGAAGCCGCCGATGGCAGGACGTTCAGGATCAGCCGAGCCGACGGCCGCGGCGTGTCGATGGATGTGCACCTCGGCACCGATCAGGCAGAGGCAAAGGACGGCGCGAGGAAGAGCGATGTCGAAAACGTCTCGGTCCTCGAATCGCGCCGCTATATCGGCCTGATGCAGAATTCGAATTCCGCCGCCGTCACCGCCGCTCTTTCGGGCGATTCCGAATGGGCGCGCGCCATGGAGCCGAGCTCGGCGCTCTCCAACGCGGCGGAGTGGACGAGCACCGGCAAGGTGGTCAACACGCTGAAGATCCAGATGAACCCGCTCGATCTCGGCCTGGTGACCGCGACCATGCGCCTGTCCGGTGACGCCTTGAACGTCGATCTCAAGGTCGAAACCGGGGCGGCCTATCGTCAGATCAAGGAAGATCACGGCAAGATTCTCGAAGCTCTGCGCAGCCAGGGTTACGCCGTCGACAACGTCACCATCAGCATGGCGCCGGTCGAGCGCAGCGACGCCGGCAACCGGGCAGGCAGCCAGGGTCAGGCCTCCCAACAGCAGTCGCTCCCCCAGCAGGGGCAGGGCGGCGAGGCGCGTGAGCGCCATAATCAGACGGCACAGCGGACGGGCGGGGGCTTCAATGGTGCAGGCGAGACCGGTATTGACGAGGTTTCTGCTGGCCGCAGCAGCGGCACTGGCGGCGTTTACCTCTGA